A window of the Brumimicrobium sp. genome harbors these coding sequences:
- a CDS encoding glycosyltransferase family 4 protein, whose product MLKIFHLSNKPPFPLKDGGCIAISSILKSLLLAPQTEVFHFTITTQKHPFRLEEYPAEWRAKMTIHAEYIKTKTNIFGALIQLIKNKSYNISRFESKEVEESIKGFLDGVDFDIAILESIYMLPYLHLFKEKGMKVIVRTHNVEHQIWEGMSKNSKSFWKKKYYGKLAEQLKIYELNTLAQADGIIAISEEDAHFFQANFPTLKLKTIPTAVKSNYPIPDYSKDDFYFLGAMDWKPNQEGIKWLLEEVIPNGIKDSSFHLAGKGLKNNQYKHPSVQTYGEVKSALEFINNHGICLIPLHSGGGIKIKLLENMAMGKPIITTTEGVRGIDLTHEKEVLIADDPIAFTKWMNILHQDKDLRRYLGTNAKKYVQTNFDETRLTKRLIEFIRDI is encoded by the coding sequence GTGCTTAAGATTTTTCATTTATCTAATAAACCCCCTTTCCCACTCAAAGATGGTGGATGCATTGCTATTTCAAGTATCTTAAAGTCATTATTATTAGCTCCTCAAACAGAGGTTTTTCATTTTACAATTACTACCCAAAAACACCCTTTTAGACTAGAAGAATACCCCGCCGAATGGAGAGCCAAGATGACTATACATGCTGAATATATCAAAACAAAAACAAATATATTTGGCGCCCTCATTCAGCTTATCAAAAATAAATCATATAATATCAGCCGTTTTGAAAGTAAAGAGGTTGAAGAATCAATTAAAGGCTTCCTAGACGGAGTTGACTTTGACATAGCCATACTCGAAAGTATTTATATGCTGCCATATCTGCATTTATTCAAAGAAAAGGGGATGAAGGTAATTGTGCGAACCCATAATGTAGAACATCAAATATGGGAAGGGATGTCTAAAAACTCCAAGTCATTTTGGAAAAAGAAATACTATGGTAAATTAGCAGAGCAGCTAAAGATATATGAATTAAATACGCTAGCTCAAGCAGATGGAATCATTGCGATTTCTGAAGAAGACGCTCATTTTTTTCAAGCAAATTTTCCTACGTTAAAGCTAAAAACAATCCCTACAGCAGTTAAAAGCAACTACCCAATTCCAGATTATTCAAAAGATGATTTCTATTTTTTAGGTGCCATGGATTGGAAGCCAAATCAGGAAGGAATCAAATGGCTACTCGAAGAAGTCATTCCGAATGGAATAAAAGATTCTAGCTTTCATTTAGCGGGGAAAGGATTGAAAAACAATCAATACAAGCACCCTTCTGTGCAAACCTATGGAGAAGTAAAAAGTGCCCTTGAATTTATCAACAATCATGGAATTTGCCTTATCCCCTTGCATTCAGGTGGCGGAATCAAGATAAAATTGTTAGAGAACATGGCAATGGGAAAACCTATTATTACTACTACTGAAGGAGTAAGAGGCATAGATTTAACACATGAAAAAGAAGTATTAATTGCCGACGACCCTATAGCGTTTACAAAATGGATGAACATTTTACACCAAGACAAGGATTTACGCAGGTATTTAGGAACAAATGCTAAGAAATACGTACAAACCAATTTTGACGAAACACGATTAACTAAACGACTCATTGAATTCATCCGAGACATATAA